Part of the Lampris incognitus isolate fLamInc1 chromosome 1, fLamInc1.hap2, whole genome shotgun sequence genome is shown below.
tctctctcttctctctcctctctctcttctctcctctctcttccccccttttccgtccatcttccctctctcctctcctctctctcttccctcctctctcttctctctcctctcctctctctcttctctcctctctcttccccctctcctcttctgtctctcttctcccctctcgctttcctctttttcttctctcttctatcctctctcttccccttttccctctctcttccctcctctctcttctctctcctctctttcttctctcctctctatttcttctctcctctctcctctctcttccccttttccctctctcttccctctctcttctcttctgtctctcttctcccctctctctctctctctctctctctctttctcttctgtctctcttctccccctctctcctctctctttcttctctcttctcttctcccccctctctctcctctctcctctctcttctctttctcctctctttttcttctctcctctcttgcctctctcttctcttctgtctcacttctcttctgtctctcttctctcctctctctcttctctcttctctcctctctcttccccccttttccgtccgtcttccctctctcctctctctcttccccctctcctcttctgtctctcttctcccctctctctctctctctcctctttttcttctctcttctaTCCTCTATCTTcccctcttttccctctctcttccctcctctctcttcactctctcctctctctttcttctctctcctctctatttcttctcccctctctctcctctctcttccccttttccctctctcttccctctctcttctcttccgtctctcttctcccctctctctcctctcttttccctctcttctctcctctctctcccgtctctctctcttctctcctctctcctctctcatcccctcttttccctctctcttccctctcctctctcctctctcttctcactcctctctcatcccctcttttccctctctcttccctcttctctctcctctctcttctcactcctctctcttccccttttccctttcttctctctctcctctctcttcccctcttttcCCTCTATctattctctctcttctctcctctctcttctctcctctctattgtccctcttcctcttccctctctcttctctcctctctcttctcttctgtctctctcctctctcttcccttctgtctctctcatcccctcttttccctctctcttcccctcttttccctctctcttccctctcttctctctcctctctcttcccttttccctatcttctctctcctctctcctctctcttcccttctttttcctctctcttccctctcttctctctcctctctcttctcttctgtcttctcccctccctgtctctcctctctctttcttctctcttctctcctctctcttccactcgtttccctctctcttctctcctctattcccctcttttccctctctcttctctcctctctctctcctctctcttctgtcctgtctctctcctctctccgctCTCatttccctctcccctctctcttctctcctctctcttctcccccctctctccactcttcttcttctctctcctctcttttccctctcttctctcctctctcttctctcctgtctcttctcttttccctctcttctctcctctctcctctctcttctcctctgtctctcttctcccctctctcttctctcctctcttcccctcttttcccctctctcttcccttcttttcttttccctctctcttccctctcttctcccctctctcttctctcctctcttcctctattttccctctctcttcccttcttttccctctctcttccctctctcctctctcctctctcttctcttctgtctgtcttctcccctccctgtctctcctctctctttcttctctcttctctccactcTCTTCCACTCGTTCCCCTCtattccctctctcttctctcctctcttcccctcttttccctctctcctctctctctctcctctctcttctcttctgtctctcttctcccccctctctctctccgctcttcttcttctctctcttctcttttccctcttttccctctcttctctcctctctcatcccctcttttcgctctcttccctctctcttctctcctctcttttccctctctctctcttccctctctctcctctcctctctcttctcccctctctctctctcctctcctctcctctcctctctcttctcttttccctctctcttccctctctcgtctctcctctctcttctcttctgtctctcttctcccctctctcttctctcctttcttcccctcttttccctctcttcccttcttttccctctctcttccctctctcgtctctcctctctcttctcttctgtctctcttctcccctctctcttctctcctttcttcccctcttttccctctcttcccttcttttccctctctcttccctctcttctctctcctctctcttctcttctgtctgtcttctcccctccgtctctcctctctcttccactcgtttccctctcttctctcctctcttcccctctcttctcccctctctctctctccgctcttcttcttctctctcctctcctctcttttccctctttttcctctcttctctcctctctcatcccctcttttcgctctctcttccctctctctcctcccctgttttttccctttcttttccctctcttttccctctctcttccctctctctcctctcctctcttttccccctctctcttttccccctctctcttctctctcttctctcctctctcttttccctcttccttttccccctctcttctctctctcttctcttctgtcttttccctctctctcttttccctttcctttccctctctcttctctctcctctcctctcttttccctctctctcttctctcctctcttttccctctttcttttccctctctattctctcctctcttctctttcctctctccttcttctctctcctctcctctcttttccctctttcttttccctctctctcttctctcctctctcttttccctctctctcttctctcctctctattttccctcttccttttccctctctcttctctcctctcttctctctcctctctccttcttctctctcctctcctctcttttccctcttttccctctctcttctctcctctctcttttccctctctctctttccctctctcttccctctttcttttccctctctctcttctctctctcctctcctctcttttccctctctctcttctctctctcctctctcgtccccgctctctcttctctctttctctctcttctctctcctctcctctctcttttccctctctttcccctctctctctctttcccctctctctcttctctcctctcccttttccctctctcttctctctctcctctctcctctctcttttccctccctctcttctctcctctctctcctctctcttttccctcttccttttccttctctctctcttctctctctcctctctcttttccctcttccttttccctctctctcttctctccagtccCTGGAGGCATGGTCCTGCTGGCAGTGACGTCTAATGAAACATCTCAGGGGACCAAGACAATAATTGGGTTAAGGTAGATTTGCAGGCCCTCCTACCACCTACCACTaaaaccacacacatgcacactcacgcatgcacacacacacacacacacacacacacacacacacggcccctACTTCTGTTGTCATTACATTTATCAGGGTGTGTCAGTGCGTGTGTAtaaaggtggtgtgtgtgtgtgcggtgtgtgtgcggtgtgtgtgcgtgtgtataaaggtggtgtgtgtgtgtgtgtgcgtgtgtgtggtgtgtgtgcgtgtgtataaaggtgtgtgtgtgtgtgtgtgtgtgcgtgtgtgagtgagtgtgtgtgtgtaaaggtggTGTGTGTATAAAGGTGATGCACGTGTAtaaggtggtgtgtgtgtataaaggtggtgtgtgtgcgtgtgtgtaaaggTGGTGTGTGTATAAAGGTGGtgctgttagggctcggtctgttgaccaacctggcaaccagcaatgagagcgggggaagggcgcgtctgaaacacctgcagcctacctactcgttaaccactctagtataagtttgtttgctttccagaactcgtcgcgagttcgtcctgaacagtcccgtgagtaaattcttcgtctcgagttttgtgacatttctgtgtctcccggtggagtacagattgtagtattctccgtgtttttgcttgtttgattattcccttgtgtcagttctccttgagagcttgttcggagaagaactctctttgtgttttccccattggattttcccatcgtgattttctagttgagatcaagtttttgatattctaatttctcctctctcactgtggatcttattactcggttggacttctaccttaaaggagcagtttgtgttttttcccctttcggacttttaaggagcagtttgtgttttttccctttcggactttaaaggagcagtttacgttttttccctttcggactttaaaggagcagtttacgttttttccctttcggactttaaaggagcagtttactttttttccttttcggattaagggggcagtttacgttttcccatttttaagaagctattctcaagttccgcctgaagcgcctcaccctactgtccaggcccggccggctctcctctacgagtcctgccaggttggtgctttactttgtcttgtgttgtcgctattgggttcgttctacaaaccttaacagtacgaactcgcctttactatgaacccagacaacccagacgccaatcctgcccaggctgctctctataagcagattcagcttacagcctcccacggccagcaactacaagaggccgctgttgccatgcagggcctccgggctcaggtgcaacccctccaggcttcggtggattctctttcggcccagcaagcggcgctcgcgagccaacaagaggaggttcttaagcagttgcaaactctcacagcggctatcaccatccagccagctgtcccaccagttccggccgcccctcctccagcagtgcccgcagccgttgccttagacaatcctaccgtttatgtttcggatttccgggagcccagtatctccaatcccaggccttttgatggcaaccttgagacctgtgccacgttcatcatgcagtgtgagcttgtcttcgcccaccattccagggggttcaccacagatgctgcaaaagttgcttacgtgactaacctgctgactggccgcgctgctcagtgggccactgcttcctggtccatgggggccagtttctgctcttcctacgatgactttgtggctgagcttcggaaggtattccatcatccagtgtacggtcaggatccgggtgtccgattgagcaggatccagcagggcagtggcagtgtcactgactactcagtcgagttcaggctggctgcggctgagagtggctggaacgaccagtcacttcgggtaaccttccgtaggggcctcagcgatgccgtcaaggatcagctagccacccgggaggatcctacctctctcgacgaccttatcagccttgccatccgcatcgatggacgtctccgcgagagaaggcgcgagcgaggtctacggggaaccgtttctacctctcagccatccagagcttccgaagggggctcttcttcgtcgcactccacttcccctgtggcaagcctctcctcctcccagacagtgacagaggaggaacctatgcagcttgggcgtacacgactgactcccgctgaacgtgaggcccggttcaaggcaggtctctgtctttactgcggtcttaagggacaccggatcagcgagtgtcctacgcggccaaaagattaggctcactgggaccccgggagatcctagtgagccgtctttcctgttcccgccatcctgctccggctaaccatcttgtgagcgttaccctggcttgggcagaccagcggctcactgtaggcgcactcatcgattcgggagctgatgggtgtttcttggactctacgtttgctgctcaagctaacattccatgtgaggaattggagaggccaatagaggcctttgctctggatgagcgccgcctggccagtgttacccgacagtcctgtcccgtgtctctcactattgctggaaaccatgtggagagccttcagttcttcgtcatccagtctcccttagttcctgtgatcttggggcgtccctggttggctcagcatgagccacacattgcttggtcgtctggtaacattttggagtggagctcctcctgtcacgcccggtgtcttcaggccgcacctggtccagcagtccagactgttccgattgcccctcctcccgatctttcctctgttcctcccgagtatcatgatctcggggaggtcttcagcaagacgcgggctcagtctctccctccgcatcggccatatgattgtgctatcaacctccgtcctggggcctctctccctagcagtcgtctttacagcctttccatccccgagaaggctgctatggacgattacatttcagaatcgttggcggcagggctcatccgaccctcatcctcccaggtggcagctggtttctttttcgttaagaagaaggatggtggtctccgaccctgcattgattatcgccaactcaacgacatcaccatcaagaataaataccccctgcctctgatgagctccaccctcgaacccctgacccaggcgactgtcttcactaagctggatctccggaacgcctaccatctcgttcggatccggaaaggggacgagtggaagacagcctttaagactccccgtggtcattatgagtacctggtaatgccgttcggcctcaccaacgccccggcggtgttccaggcactcatgaatgacatccttcgcgacatgctcgaccaattcgttgtcgtctaccttgatgacatcctcatcttctccaggtccctcgaggagcatgtccagcacgtgcggcaggttctcgaacgcctccttcgtaaccggctgttcgtcaaggctgagaaatgcctgttccattctgagtcagtggactacttaggttttatcgtggagggaggcaagactcgagctgatcctcgcaagatcaaagcggtggtggaatggccggatcctaagtcacgtaaggaactgcagagcttcctcgggttcgcgaacttttacaggaggttcgtccgaaactacagctctgtagcagaacccctcacccgtctaacctccccctctcagccgttcgtctggtccccagctgctcgctctgcatttctgtcgctcaaggagaggttcaccagtgcccccgtcctactccatcccgatcccaagaggcagttcatagttgaggtggacgcttcggacaccggattgggggctgtgctctcccaacgatcagaggccgaccagaaggttcatccttgcgcgttcttctcccgccggttccttcccgccgaggagaactacgatgttggtaatcgggagcttctcgctgtagtggctgcacttgaggaatggcgccattggctggagggggcagagcatccatttaccatctggactgatcataagaacctgacgttcatccgggcaaccaaacgtctcaatggtcggcaggcacggtgggccagcttcctcagtcggttcgacttcacactg
Proteins encoded:
- the LOC130134299 gene encoding uncharacterized protein LOC130134299 → REREERREGKERRERGEERRKRREREERGKRGRERRERGEEIERREKKERGESEERGGKREGKEGKIEDRREKKKRRERERGEKRDRRGEGEEREERGKTDGKGGKREERREKRERREERQKRKEKERRKRRERREEREGGEEKREERERREGEKRDRRERERERERERGEERQKRREREERGKRGRERREERRNREERRKRGERRERREERGKRGRERIEERRKRGKREGRRETEEERGKREERRERGEEREERGGKRERRGEREDGRKRGEERGEKRERREKREKIEGEE